GAAACGAGAGCTGAAACCCTTATGCAGCAAGCCGGAGTACTCCGCGGAGTCGATATCGACCACCGGAACGCCGCAGTCGCGCACCATGTTCAGGAAGGGCGACTCGGTGAGGATCAGCGCGCAGTCGGTGTGCCGGATATCGCTCACCACCTCGGCGGCACCGCGCGTCGGGTTCAGCCCGACCAGTGTGAACCCGCCGAGCGCCGCCGCGCCGAGCAGGAACGAGAACTCCGGCACGTTCTCCATCAGGACCCCGACATGCCGCGGCCCGGCCCCAGCGTCCCCTTCCGCCGGCAGCCGCTCAGCCAGCCACGCGGCGCGCGCCGCACTGCGCCGCACGTGTTCGTCCCAGGACACGCGCCGCACGACGCCGTCCGGCCCGGTCCAGGCCAGCGCGGTGGCGTGGTCGCCGGCGCGGGCGGTGAAGAGCTCGGCCACGGAGGTGTTCCAGCGTCCGTTCATGCGGCGCAGGGTAGGGACTGCCGCCTGAGACTGCCAGGGTCATGAGACCGTGCGGCGTCACGTGATCGGCCGGGGCCCTCACAGCCGGGTCGCGACCCGCACCAGATCGGCGACCGCCCGCTGCCGGCTGTGCGCCGGCCAGGCGATCACCGTGGTCACCGGCGGCGCGTCCAGGACCGGCACGGCCACCAGATCGCGCCGCAGGTCGACGGCGGCGGACTCGGGGACGACCACCGTGGTCCGGCCGAGCGCGATCAGCTGGTAGACCTGGCCGAGATTGCGTACCTCGGGCCCCGGTCCGTCGGGATAGCTGCCGTCCACCCGGCACCAGCGGGCCGGCGGCAGATCCGGCTGGCCGGCGAGCTCGGCGTTCCGGATCTGGGTCCGCGCGGCCAGCGGATGCCCGGCCGGCAGGACCGCGACCTGCGCCTCGGTGTACAGCGTCTCGGTGTCCAGGCCTTCGGCCGGGTCGAAGGGCAGATGCAGCAACGCCACGTCGGCCTGACCGCTCAGCAGCAGGCGCCGGTGTTGGTGCGCCTCGCACAGCAGCAGCTCGACAGTGGCGGCGCCGGGCTCGGCCCGGTAGGCGTCGAGCAGCTTGGCCACCAGGTCGCCGGCGGTGCCGGTCTTGACCGCGAAGACCACGCGCGGCCGGGCCTGCGCAGCTTCCCGCGTGCGGCGCTCGGCGGCGGCCACGGCGCCGAGGATCGAGCGGGCCTCGGCCAGCAGCACCGCCCCGGCCTCGGTGAGCTCGACCTTGCGGCTGGTGCGCTCCAGGAGCGTGACGCCGAGGCGGCGTTCGAGCTGGGCGATGGTGCGGGACAGCGCCGGCTGCGCGATGCCCAGGCGCTCGGCGGCCTTCCCGAAGTGCAGTTCCTCGGCAGCGGCAGCGAAGTACTGCAGCTCGCGGGTCTCCATACGTCCACGGTATCGCCATCGGACCTGGACCGATGCCGTCCGGCTATGGCTGCGGTGCCCAGTCGGTGTTGGTCCGCGTCGCCGGCGCGACAAGACTCGAGGTCATGAACGAGAAGACGATCGCGCTGATCACCGGCGCGAACAAGGGCATCGGATATGAGATCGCGGCCGGGCTGGGCGCGCTGGGCTACAGCGTCGGCGTCGGCGCCCGGGACGAGAAGCGCGGGACCGATGCGGTGGACCGGCTGCGGTCAGCCGGAGCGGACGCCTTCCTGGTGCCGCTGAACGTGACCGACGATGCGAGCACCGCCGCGGCGGTGCGGTTGATCGAGGAGCGCGCGGGACGGCTGAACGTGCTCGTCAACAACGCCGGCATCGCCGAGGGCTGGCCGGACAATCCGACGTCGCTGGACCTGGACGTCGTGCGGCGGCTGGTGGAGACCAACGTCATCGGCGTCATGCGCGTCACCAACGCGATGCTGCCGCTGCTGCGCCGCTCCGCGCACCCGCGCATCGTCAACCAGTCCAGCCAGGTCGCCTCGCTGACGTTCCAGACCACGCCCGGGATGGAGCGCGGCGGGATCAGCGGCGGGTACACACCGACGAAGACGTATCTGAACGCTGTCACGATCCAGTACGCCAAGGAGCTGCAGGGCACCGGCATCCTGATCAACCTGTCCTGCCCCGGCTACGTCGCCACGGACCTGAACGGGTTCCAGGGCACGCTCACCCCCGCACAGGGCGCGGTGACCGCGATCAGGCTGGCGACGCTGCCGGACGACGGGCCCAGCGGAGGGCTCTTCGAGGCCGACGGCGTGGTGCCCTGGTAGCGGAGCGTGCGCTGGTAGTGGAGCGTGCCCTGGTGATGGATCACCCCCTGGCAGCTCCGTGGGACTGAGCCTCTATCGTGCCCGTCATGGACCTGATGGGCACGGCGACGGTGAAGGCCACGCTCGCGGACGGCACTGACATCCTGGCGGTGACCGTCGAGGCGGGGACGGCGCGGCAAGCGTGGCGGGAGCTGCGCGAGGAGCACGCGATGACCGGGCTGTGGCCGTTCCTGGTGGACGCGCAGGCGCCGACGGTCCTAGACAGGCTGCCGCGCGCGGGGGAACAGCGGGAGCAGCATCGCGGCGCCGCGGAGATCTTCGCCAGGGGGAAGGCTGTACTGCCTGCGGCACAGACCGACCCGGTGTCCTCAGAAACCGAGTCGGCGTCCTCCGTCGCGCAGACCACGACGATCGGCCTGATCGCGGCCGAGTACGGCGGGGTGGAGATCCCCGGCCTGCTCGACTGGGACGCGGCATCGGGCATCTCAGGGCTTGAACACACTGCGGTACTGGCCGACTGGCGCCGCCGCTTCGGTGCCGAGTTGCTGGCGCTGACCGCGGATCGGATCGAGCTGCATGTGCCGCGTCCGCCGACGGAAGCCGGATCGGTGGCGGCCCTGCGGCTGGAGCAGGCCGGCTACTGCGCCGCCACACAGACCAGGGCCACTGGAACCTTATGGTGTTTCCAGTGGCCCATCGGGTTGTGAGGAAGGTCAGGCGTTCACACCGGCCATGGCCTTCGACTCGGTACCGGGCGCCCCGTCCACCGCGTCGATCGTGTCCGGCGTCGTCATAGCCGCCATCCGCGGCGCCTTCACCAGGAACGGCACCAGCGCGGCGACCACCGCCAGCACCGAGGCGATGAGGAACGCGTGGGTGTAGGCGTCGATCGACGGCAGGCTCACGCCCGGCGCGACCGGCTTCATGTCGGCGGTCAGCACCGCGCCGATGACGGCCGTGCCGACCGCGCCGCCGACCGTGCGCAGCACCGCGTTCATGCCGTTGGCGATGCCCGACTGCTGCACCGGGACCGAGGCGTTGATGTAGGCCGGCATGGCCGCGTACGCCATGCCCACGCCGACGCCCATCACGCCGGAGGCGACCACCACGTGCCAGCTGGAGCTGTGCGCGAAGATCAGCAGGCCCAGGCCCGCGGCCGTGAACGCGCCGCCGAGCACCAGCGGCAGGCGCGGGCCGCCGCGCTTGATCAGGGCCGCGCCGACCGGGGCGGCGGCGAAGGAGCCGACCGCTGAGGGGAACAGCATCCAGCCGGAGGCCAGGACCGAGGCGCCGAAGCCGTAGCCGACCGCCTTCGGGGTCTGGGTGAAGTCGCTCATCAGCAGGAACGAGCCGTACATCGCGAAGCCGACCAGGACGCCGGCGGTGTTGGTGACCGCGACGGCCGGCTTGGCCAGCATCGCGATGTCCACCAGCGGCGAGGCCACCCGGCGCTCGACCACGACCCACAGCACCAGGACCACCGCGGCGGTCACGAACAGCCCGAGGGTGCGGGTGGAGGCCCAGCCCCAGTCGTTGCCCTGGCTGACCGCGATCAGCAGCGCCGACAGCCAGCCGGCCAGCAGCAGCGCGCCCAGCGGGTCGGCCTTGCCCTCGGCCTTGATCGGGTCGTGCGGGACCACGGCCAGCACCAGGGCGAAGGCGACGGCGGCCAGGACGGCGCCCATCCAGAACACCGACTCGTAGCTGAAGTGCTCCATCACCACGCCGGTGGCGACCAGGCCCAGGCCCGAGCCGACGCCGAGCGCCGCGGAGACCATCGCCACGCCGCCGGTGACCTTCTCGCGCGGCAGTTCGTCACGGACGATGGCCACCGCCAGCGGCAGGATCGCGCCACC
The Catenulispora sp. GP43 genome window above contains:
- a CDS encoding DUF4253 domain-containing protein — protein: MDLMGTATVKATLADGTDILAVTVEAGTARQAWRELREEHAMTGLWPFLVDAQAPTVLDRLPRAGEQREQHRGAAEIFARGKAVLPAAQTDPVSSETESASSVAQTTTIGLIAAEYGGVEIPGLLDWDAASGISGLEHTAVLADWRRRFGAELLALTADRIELHVPRPPTEAGSVAALRLEQAGYCAATQTRATGTLWCFQWPIGL
- a CDS encoding SDR family oxidoreductase gives rise to the protein MNEKTIALITGANKGIGYEIAAGLGALGYSVGVGARDEKRGTDAVDRLRSAGADAFLVPLNVTDDASTAAAVRLIEERAGRLNVLVNNAGIAEGWPDNPTSLDLDVVRRLVETNVIGVMRVTNAMLPLLRRSAHPRIVNQSSQVASLTFQTTPGMERGGISGGYTPTKTYLNAVTIQYAKELQGTGILINLSCPGYVATDLNGFQGTLTPAQGAVTAIRLATLPDDGPSGGLFEADGVVPW
- a CDS encoding MFS transporter encodes the protein MSDQARRSRGVLPALVLSVLAFSLVQTSVVPILPTLQKDLHVAGSGITWLMTANLLSAAVLTPLLARIGDLRGRKPMLVVAIAGVLVGGILGGIGGSFGLLLIARIVAGTGGAILPLAVAIVRDELPREKVTGGVAMVSAALGVGSGLGLVATGVVMEHFSYESVFWMGAVLAAVAFALVLAVVPHDPIKAEGKADPLGALLLAGWLSALLIAVSQGNDWGWASTRTLGLFVTAAVVLVLWVVVERRVASPLVDIAMLAKPAVAVTNTAGVLVGFAMYGSFLLMSDFTQTPKAVGYGFGASVLASGWMLFPSAVGSFAAAPVGAALIKRGGPRLPLVLGGAFTAAGLGLLIFAHSSSWHVVVASGVMGVGVGMAYAAMPAYINASVPVQQSGIANGMNAVLRTVGGAVGTAVIGAVLTADMKPVAPGVSLPSIDAYTHAFLIASVLAVVAALVPFLVKAPRMAAMTTPDTIDAVDGAPGTESKAMAGVNA
- a CDS encoding LysR family transcriptional regulator; amino-acid sequence: METRELQYFAAAAEELHFGKAAERLGIAQPALSRTIAQLERRLGVTLLERTSRKVELTEAGAVLLAEARSILGAVAAAERRTREAAQARPRVVFAVKTGTAGDLVAKLLDAYRAEPGAATVELLLCEAHQHRRLLLSGQADVALLHLPFDPAEGLDTETLYTEAQVAVLPAGHPLAARTQIRNAELAGQPDLPPARWCRVDGSYPDGPGPEVRNLGQVYQLIALGRTTVVVPESAAVDLRRDLVAVPVLDAPPVTTVIAWPAHSRQRAVADLVRVATRL